From the genome of Bombus huntii isolate Logan2020A chromosome 14, iyBomHunt1.1, whole genome shotgun sequence, one region includes:
- the LOC126873200 gene encoding Golgi-specific brefeldin A-resistance guanine nucleotide exchange factor 1 codes for MGRIVEMAYPGGGLYVVEGELCLLVTAMRRSARWSSHSHQDDDQDTLIKGLYSLKEALNEAKDLSYLEPGVFLAPFLEIIRSEETTGPVTSLALSAVNKIISYGLINSDHPAIAQCVESIADAVTHARFVGTDASGDGVVLMRILQVLRALMLSPAGDYLSNESICEIMLSCFRICFESRLSELLRKAAEHCLRDMVQHLFTRLPQFVDDTRVLNMKKMRTNNMENSRSKNRRNKSHSKQKARQNTDSAGDIESQHIDIPSPTDRVRPGCLTTPVTSAGNIVDMQGSLDQGSAEKAEEEKNENKDHNKKDLNNINNTIKQEDGSDTKRAKEDLKDIKECKENINEIEDKTSIVNDKEQVLQKVDKSMENAEIDEHNQTKKVNLLKEGNQENLKKSVDDEKNVELIKSPTGSVEDLLVDENSSSANKVSKAKESEQVEEYINAQGVRFMPHQQLAPYGALCVRELFRFLVSLCSPLDKQNSEVMTHLGLTLLQVVLETAADYLSNFQSLLVLVKDDLCRNLILLLGTDRLSILAVNLQVSFLLFESQREHLKFQMEHYISKLMEIISSDSNRISYEQRELALEAIVQLWRIPGLPAELYLNYDCGLYSTNLYEELMKLLSKNASALIGNMQNMQFVSLDAIFTLISGMAIRCKGYKELCKPSRHSASPNLPTREELLAIKANKRWLVHGTEKFNENPREGIAKLTEHGLLGGSPGNPDPEKVAKFLKENPGLDKKAIGEYISKKENKSVLNCFVHNFDLKDMRIDQALRLYLESFRLPGEAPLISLLLEKFAEHWHDSNGRPFASADAAFTLAYAVIMLNVDQHNYNVKRQNNPMTVDEFKRNLKKVNGGADFDQGMLDEIYASIKGEEIVMPAEQTGLVKDNYLWKVLLRRGVGLESFYLRIGNCGEFVDKELAEEAWAPIISALCRAYDKAPDRSLQRRVAETFYLCASISAHYGMTSDLDTLIVSLCKFTGLATGGEPDQVVLQLGGSSRCQLAARTLFKITHIHGDVIRASWKNIIDCLQSLYKARLLPKSLTEGEDFIDPSGKISLLREPITPKPAPVDQGILSSLYSYIAMDTSRMSHPAETTARKRAAEFIGTCYLKQIIEESKFLQVESLRSLVGALVLPNSHDEDVSVFLLELLLEVTIQNRDRVACIWPVVQGYLDGLLTTAARENHPYLLERVAVGMLRLAIRLLRGEEYACTVLPPLLPLAHLPSSTSTPLARQIAYGLFELLKTGAANIHSTEDWKVVFNLLECAGAGALLPKQSNTVLDEATNSRTSILDPRPISPVPEWVLVSPTGTEAPLPVAADTIVLDRDLQPHDPAAFVKCCESLTFLVRDVAHVTPFNFELCIRCVRTFAEAVLQCSGKRNKVFSPIDEPVAAATAATYQQSPIQLLDLMHTLHTRIAQVFRWWAEEGNGTENVSLWLHVWRPLLQGIARLCCDARRQVRTAAITYLQSTLLAHDLAQLSAVEWSQCLEQVLFPLLAQLLGPIASNDPIGVEETRVRAAMLLSKVFLHHLNPLLTLPGFLPLWLTVLSLLRAYMHADNSELLFEAIPESLKNMLLVMSSANVLAPTSNLWTPTWRTIDAFLPNLKAELFPEPPVIPVVPSSSELPQTQQTSPVISLIEQQQPCFPGSIAPPQPKPNVSADDTHYNRPSSIVIDSEDMSAIVASTIPKVSNEENSECLSKSIICGNKDLEKATTVNVKNEYEERRQQLQYQQALLHSQSEQHLPYNQEIEHAGALNSSLRTDTSQTMTVDSAATTMFNSAAYFTEDPAADRLFAVTNP; via the exons ATGGGCAGAATCGTAGAAATGGCCTATCCGGGAGGTGGCTTATACGTTGTCGAGGGTGAGCTCTGCCTCCTGGTAACGGCTATGAGACGAAGCGCTCGATGGTCCTCTCACTCTCATCAG GATGATGATCAGGATACTCTTATAAAAGGATTATATAGTTTAAAAGAAGCACTAAATGAGGCAAAAGATTTATCTTATTTGGAACCAGGTGTGTTTCTGGCACCATTTCTGGAAATTATAAGATCAGAAGAAACAACTGGACCTGTTACAAGCCTTGCTTTGTCTGCTGTTAATAAAATCATATCTTATGGACTCATAA ATTCTGATCATCCTGCAATAGCACAATGTGTAGAATCAATTGCAGATGCTGTTACGCATGCAAGATTTGTTGGGACTGATGCATCAGGAGATGGGGTTGTTTTAATGAGAATACTCCAGGTCTTGAGAGCTCTTATGCTATCACCAGCTGGAGATTATCTTTCGAATGAAAGCATTTGTGAAATTATGCTCAGTTGTTTTAGAATATGTTTTGAATCACGCCTCAGTG AATTATTAAGGAAAGCAGCTGAACATTGTTTGAGAGACATGGTGCAACATCTTTTCACTCGACTACCCCAATTTGTAGATGATACTAGAGTCTTGAATATGAAA aaaatgagaacaaataaTATGGAAAATAGCCGTagtaaaaatagaagaaataaaagtcACTCAAAGCAGAAAGCAAGGCAGAATACAGATAGTGCAGGGGATATTGAAAGTCAACATATTGATATTCCAAGTCCAACTGATAGAGTTAGACCAGGTTGTTTAACAACACCGGTTACTTCGGCGGGAAATATAGTTGATATGCAAGGTTCTTTGGATCAAGGTAGTGCTGAAAAAgccgaagaagaaaagaatgaaaacaaggatcataataaaaaggatttaaataatataaataataccaTCAAGCAGGAAGATGGATCGGATACAAAAAGGGCGAAAGAAGATTTAAAGGATATCAAAGAatgtaaagaaaatattaacgaAATAGAGGATAAAACAAGCATTGTGAATGATAAAGAACAAGTTTTACAGAAAGTAGATAAAAGCATGGAAAATGCAGAAATAGATGAACACAATCAAACtaaaaaagtaaatttattaaagGAAGGAAATCAAG AAAATCTAAAAAAATCAGTCGACGACGAGAAAAATGtggaattaataaaatctccGACAGGAAGTGTAGAGGATTTATTGGTAGATGAAAATTCAAGTAGTGCGAACAAAGTATCTAAAGCCAAAGAATCTGAACAAGTCgaagaatatataaatgcGCAAGGAGTTCGTTTTATGCCACATCAACAATTAGCACCATATGGTGCTCTATGTGTCCGTGAATTATTTAGGTTTCTTGTGTCTTTGTGTAGTCCCCTTGATAAACAAAATAGCGAAGTTATGACACATCTTGGGCTCACTTTACTACAAGTAGTCTTAGAAACAGCTGCCGATTATCTTTCCAATTTTCAGTCGTTATTGGTGCTTGTGAAAGATGATCTTTGTAGAAATCTTATCTTG CTTCTTGGCACAGATCGATTGTCGATCCTTGCAGTGAATTTGCAAGTATCATTCTTGTTATTTGAATCGCAAAGGGaacatttgaaatttcaaatggAGCATTATATAAGCAAATTGATGGAAATAATAAGTTCAGATTCGAATAGGATATCATATGAACAACGTGAACTAGCTCTCG AGGCCATTGTACAATTATGGAGAATACCCGGTTTACCAGCAGAATTGTACTTAAACTACGATTGCGGATTATATTCTACTAATTTATATGAAGAATTAATGAAACTTTTGTCAAAG AATGCTTCAGCACTAATAGGTAACATGCAGAATATGCAATTCGTTTCCTTGGATGCCATATTTACATTGATCTCTGGAATGGCAATCAGATGTAAAGGCTACAAAGAATTGTGTAAACCGTCTCGGCATAGTGCATCACCAAATCTTCCAACACGAGAGGAACTGCTGGCTATAAAGGCAAATAAGCGG TGGTTGGTACACGGTACggaaaaatttaatgaaaatccGCGAGAGGGAATCGCTAAACTTACAGAACATGGTCTTCTGGGTGGAAGTCCAGGTAATCCTGATCCAGAGAAAGTAGCCAAATTCTTGAAGGAGAACCCTGGGCTTGACAAAAAAGCTATTGGAGAATATAttagtaaaaaagaaaataaaagcgTTTTAAATTGTTTCGTTCATAATTTTGATTTGAAGGATATGCGAATCGATCAAGCTCTACGACTTTATCTGGAGTCTTTCAGACTTCCTGGTGAAGCTCCACTTATTTCTTTGTTGCTTGAAAAATTTGCAGAACATTGGCAT GACAGTAATGGAAGGCCGTTTGCATCAGCAGATGCTGCATTTACTTTAGCGTATGCTGTAATTATGTTAAATGTTGATCAACATAATTACAATGTAAAGCGACAAAACAATCCTATGACTGTCGacgaatttaaaagaaatttaaaaaaggtGAACGGCGGTGCTGATTTCGATCAAGGGATGCTTGATGAGATATATGCTTctataaa AGGTGAAGAAATCGTGATGCCTGCTGAACAGACTGGATTGGTCAAAGATAATTACTTGTGGAAAGTTCTATTACGTAGAGGCGTCGGTCTTGAAAGTTTCTACTTAAGGATTGGGAATTGTGGTGAATTTGTGGATAAGGAACTAGCTGAAGAAGCATGGGCTCCTATTATAAGTGCTCTTTGCAGAGCGTATGACAAAGCGCCCGATAGATCGTTACAACGTCGAGTCGCTGAAACTTTCTACCT TTGCGCTTCAATTAGTGCTCATTATGGGATGACCAGTGATTTGGATACTCTTATAGTAAGTTTATGCAAGTTTACGGGTCTGGCGACTGGTGGTGAGCCTGATCAAGTAGTTTTACAACTGGGTGGAAGTAGCAGGTGTCAATTAGCTGCACGTACACTGTTCAAAATTACTCATATACACGGGGATGTAATAAGAGCGTCGTGGAAAAATATCATCGATTGTCTGCAATCGTTATACAAGGCAAGACTATTGCCGAAGAGTCTGACTGAAGGAGAAGATTTTATCGATCCATCCGGGAAGATATCGTTACTTCGAGAACCTATTACACCTAAACCAGCTCCGGTGGATCAGGGAATATTATCTAGTTTATATTCCTATATAGCAATGGATACCTCACGCATGTCTCATCCAGCGGAAACGACTGCAAGAAAAAGAGCTGCAGAATTTATTGGGACTTGCTATCTTAAACAAATTATCGAGGAAAGCAAATTCTTGCAAGTCGAATCGCTTCGGTCTCTTGTCGGTGCTTTGGTATTGCCAAATTCTCACGACGAAGATGTATCTGTATTTTTGCTGGAATTATTGTTGGAAGTAACTATTCAAAATCGTGATAGAGTAGCGTGCATTTGGCCAGTAGTTCAAGGTTATCTAGATGGACTATTAACAACAGCTGCACGTGAAAATCACCCATACCTTTTGGAACGAGTGGCTGTTGGAATGTTGAGATTAGCGATTAGGTTACTACGAGGAGAAGAATACGCGTGCACCGTTTTGCCTCCTTTGTTGCCCTTGGCTCATCTGCCTTCTTCTACGAGTACACCACTCGCGAGACAGATCGCGTATGGTTTGTTCGAGTTGCTTAAAACTGGCGCCGCTAATATTCACAGTACGGAAGATTGGAAAGTGGTGTTCAATTTGTTGGAGTGTGCAGGTGCCGGAGCGTTGCTGCCAAAACAATCGAACACCGTACTGGATGAAGCAACCAATTCTAGAACATCGATATTGGATCCTAGACCGATTAGTCCTGTGCCTGAATGGGTACTAGTGTCTCCAACAGGGACGGAAGCACCGTTGCCTGTTGCTGCCGATACGATAGTCTTGGACCGCGATTTACAACCTCACGACCCTGCTGCCTTTGTTAAATGCTGTGAAAGCTTAACGTTTCTAGTCAGAGATGTGGCTCATGTAACTCCATTTAACTTCGAATTATGTATTCGTTGCGTGAGGACATTCGCCGAAGCAGTCCTTCAGTGTTcgggaaaaagaaacaaagtaTTCAGTCCAATTGATGAACCTGTTGCTGCAGCTACCGCTGCTACCTATCAACAGAGTCCTATACAATTGCTGGATCTGATGCACACGCTTCATACCAGGATCGCCCAAGTATTTCGATGGTGGGCAGAAGAAGGGAATGGTACAGAAAATGTTTCATTATGGTTACACGTGTGGAGGCCTTTGTTGCAAGGAATCGCGAGGTTGTGTTGCGATGCTCGCAGACAGGTACGCACGGCAGCTATAACATATCTTCAAAGTACCCTACTTGCTCACGACTTAGCACAATTATCAGCAGTGGAGTGGTCTCAGTGTTTGGAACAGGTTCTGTTCCCTCTACTGGCTCAGTTACTTGGACCAATAGCATCGAATGATCCTATCGGTGTAGAGGAGACAAGAGTGAGAGCAGCCATGTTATTATCAAAAGTGTTCCTTCATCATTTGAATCCGTTGTTAACCCTTCCTGGATTTTTACCACTCTGGCTTACCGTTTTAAGTTTACTCCGTGCTTATATGCATGCCGATAATAGCGAACTTCTTTTCGAAGCCATACCGGAATCGTTGAAGAATATGTTACTGGTCATGTCTTCCGCTAATGTATTGGCTCCAACATCGAATCTGTGGACTCCAACTTGGAGGACGATCGATGCATTTTTACCTAATTTGAAGGCAGAATTATTCCCAGAACCACCGGTTATCCCAGTTGTACCATCCTCGTCTGAATTGCCTCAGACACAACAAACTTCACCAGTAATCAGTTTGATCGAGCAACAACAACCATGTTTTCCCGGGTCCATAGCACCACCTCAACCGAAACCCAACGTATCAGCCGATGATACACATTATAATCGGCCCTCATCAATCGTTATCGATTCCGAAGATAT